Genomic window (Cystobacter fuscus DSM 2262):
CGGGGCCATGGGCGGTCTGGCCCTGCTGGCGGGTGGCCTGCTGCGCAAGCGGCGCCGTGCGTCGTGATTCACGGGCCGTGATGACGGCCCGTTGAGGGAAGAGCGGGGCCCCGGAGGGAAGTCCGGGGCCCTTTTCATTCCCGCACAACGCGAGCGCTTGCCGCGTGCGGCCCCGTGCGGAGTGGAGTAGAGGGAGCGGCCATGGATGAGAAGACGCTCACCCGATTGCTCGAGCAGGTGAAGGGCGGCAAGGTTTCCGTGGACGCCGCCGTGGGGCAGCTCAAGGACCTGCCCTTCGCCGAGCTGGGCTATGCGACGCTGGACACCCACCGCAGCCTGCGCTTCGGCTTTCCCGAGGTGGTGCTGGGCGAGCCGAAGACGGTGGAGCAGTTGCTGGGCATCGTGGCCACGCTGGTGGAACGCAAGCAGACGGTGCTGGTGACGCGGCTGCAGCCGGACAAGGCCGAGGCGCTCCTGGCCGCCCATCCCAAGGGCGAGTACCACGCCGTGGCGCGCATCTTCCACGTGAAGCAGGGCAAGCCCAAGGCGGGCCGGGTGGCGGTGGTGACGGCGGGGACGAGCGACATTCCCGTCGCCGAGGAGGCGGCGCTCACCGCGCAGGCCATGGGGGCCACGGTGACGCGCGTGTACGACGTGGGCGTGGCGGGCATCCACCGGCTCTTGCGGCGGCGCGAGGAGATTCAATCCGCGCACGCGGCGGTGGTGGTGGCGGGCATGGAGGGGGCGCTGGCGAGCGCGGTGGGAGGGCTCGTGGGCATCCCCGTGGTGGCGGTGCCGACGTCGGTGGGGTACGGGGCCAACTTCGGAGGGGTGTCCGCGCTGCTGGCGATGGTGAACTCGTGCGCCTCGAACGTGGCGACGATGAACATCGACAACGGCTTTGGTGGCGGCTTCTACGCGGCGCTCATCTCGCGCACGCGCGGGCAGCGCTGAGGGGCTCGGGCATGCGCAAGGTTCTCTATCTGGAGCCCGTGGGCGGCATCGCCGGGGACATGTTCCTGGCGGCGGGCATCGATCTGGGCGTGTCGCCGGAGGCGCTCTCGC
Coding sequences:
- the larB gene encoding nickel pincer cofactor biosynthesis protein LarB, whose amino-acid sequence is MDEKTLTRLLEQVKGGKVSVDAAVGQLKDLPFAELGYATLDTHRSLRFGFPEVVLGEPKTVEQLLGIVATLVERKQTVLVTRLQPDKAEALLAAHPKGEYHAVARIFHVKQGKPKAGRVAVVTAGTSDIPVAEEAALTAQAMGATVTRVYDVGVAGIHRLLRRREEIQSAHAAVVVAGMEGALASAVGGLVGIPVVAVPTSVGYGANFGGVSALLAMVNSCASNVATMNIDNGFGGGFYAALISRTRGQR